A single genomic interval of Oenanthe melanoleuca isolate GR-GAL-2019-014 chromosome 13, OMel1.0, whole genome shotgun sequence harbors:
- the DND1 gene encoding dead end protein homolog 1 — MDQQNHQGKMSLQAWQKEMGIELVQINGQRRYGGPPPGWVGGPPPAGTEVYIARLPQDIYEDTLIPLFQSVGKLYQFRLMLTFSGLNRGFAYARYASPQDARRAIATLHRFPLRPGRAIVVCWSTQKRELVVRGLGVSVSQQELLASLQMVTEGIHSVTLHDSPYQRQAKLAVLKYKSHEAAAQARKTLMEGNLRLGKAGIRVDWLDPQLKKNLQLCKEKPLSGWLQGGESLAVPEPVAPSLPLQSVLRSLIMLCYKHGLRTPVFSTKCVQVNPDGWKKFWCQVSIPGFGVPVACFTWVLSDRQDQSEQDQAKVAGALHLLQLLREALKMCKLI; from the exons ATGGACCAACAGAATCACCAAGGTAAGATGTCCCTGCAGGCCTGGCAGAAGGAGATGGGCATCGAGCTGGTGCAGATCAACGGGCAGAGGCGCTACGGAGGGCCCCCCCCAG gctgggtgGGCGGCCCCCCGCCGGCCGGCACCGAGGTGTACATCGCCAGGCTGCCGCAGGACATCTACGAGGACACGCTGATCCCGCTGTTCCAGAGCGTGGGGAAGCTCTACCAGTTCCGCCTGATGCTCACCTTCAGCGGGCTGAACCGCGGCTTCGCCTACGCGCGCTACGCCTCCCCGCAGGACGCGCGCAGGGCCATCGCCACCCTGCACCGCTTCCCGCTGCGCCCGGGCCGCGCCATCGTCGTCTGCTGGAGCACGCAGAAGCGCGAGCTCGTCGTCCGCGGCCTGGGCGTCTCGGtgagccagcaggagctgctggccagtCTGCAGATGGTCACTGAGGGGATCCACAGTGTCACCCTGCATGACAGCCCTTACCAGAGACAGGCCAAGCTCGCTGTGCTGAAGTACAAGTCGCACgaggctgctgcccaggccaggAAAACCCTGATGGAAG GGAACCTGAGGCTCGGGAAAGCAGGGATCAGAGTGGACTGGCTGGACCCCCAGCTGAAGAAGAATCTGCAGCTCTGTAAGGAGAAGCCATTGTCcggctggctgcagggaggagagagcctggcagtgcccgAGCCAGTGGCCCCGTCTCTGCCACTGCAGAGCGTGCTGAGGAGCCTGATCATGCTGTGCTACAAGCATGGCCTGAGGACACCCGTGTTCTCAACCAAGTGTGTCCAGGTGAACCCCGATGGCTGGAAGAAGTTCTGGTGCCAGGTGTCGATCCCAGGATTCGGTGTGCCCGTCGCGTGCTTCACGTGGGTCTTGTCGGACAGGCAGGACCAGAGCGAGCAGGACCAGGCCAAGGTGGCAGGGGCCCTGCACCTTCTCCAGCTGTTAAGGGAGGCCTTG AAGATGTGCAAGCTGATATAG
- the WDR55 gene encoding WD repeat-containing protein 55 — MAAAMEEEPPESPEPAAREPRVRDTPEDICLEATANAIALHPARPLLAAGDVDGDVYLYSYSCTEGENRQLWSSGHHLKSCRDVAFSQDGQKLFTVSKDKSIHILTAEEGRLETRFPKAHESALNCVLPIDNHIFATGDEGGAVKVWDLRRGSAILEARQQEEYISAMTVDGNGKILLTASGDGTLGVFNVKRRRFELLSEPQNGDLTSVVLMKRGRKVACGSSEGTIYLFNWDGFGAASDRFALRAETIDCMVPITDSIVCVGSLDGVIRAVNVLPNRVLGCVGQHLGEPIEQLAVAADGKLLASSGHDQKVKFWDVSALGSMVVDDYRRKKKKGGPLRALSSKALGSGEDFFADLRDEAEPETAAAAGGDSGDSDSDSD, encoded by the exons ATGGCGGCCGCCATGGAGGAG GAGCCCCCGGAGTCCCCGGAGCCGGCGGCGCGGGAGCCGCGAGTGCGGGACACCCCCGAGGACATCTGTCTGGAGGCCACGGCCAACGCCATCGCGCTGCACCCTGCGCGGCCGCTGCTGGCCGCGGGGGACGTGGACGGCGACGTGTACCT GTACTCGTACTCCTGCACCGAGGGGGAGAACCGGCAGCTCTGGTCCTCGGGACATCACCTCAAGTCGTGCCGGGACGTGGCGTTCTCCCAGGACGGGCAGA AGCTTTTCACTGTGTCCAAGGATAAGTCCATCCACATTCTGACAGCGGAGGAGGGACGGCTGGAAACGCGCTTCCCCAAGGCCCACGA GTCGGCCCTCAACTGCGTGCTGCCCATCGACAACCACATCTTCGCCACGGGGGATGAAGGCGGGGCAGTGAAGGTGTGGGACCTGCGCAGGGGCAGTGCCATCCTGGAGGCACGGCAGCAGGAGGAATACATCAGTGCCATGACCGTGGATGGCAACGGGAAGATCCTACTGACAGCCAG TGGTGATGGCACTCTGGGAGTCTTCAACGTGAAGAGACGGCGCTTTGAGTTGCTCTCGGAGCCGCAGAACGGGGACCTGACGTCTGTGGTGCTGATGAAG AGGGGGAGGAAGGTGGCGTGTGGCTCCAGTGAAGGCACCATCTACCTCTTCAACTGGGACGGCTTCGGGGCCGCCAGCGACCGCTTTGCGCTCAGGGCAGAGACCATCGACTGCATGGTGCCCATCACGGACAGCATCGTGTGTGTGGGGTCCCTGGACGGAGTCATCAG GGCGGTGAACGTGCTGCCGAACCGCGTGCTGGGCTGCGTGGGACAGCACCTGGGCGAGCCCATCGAGCAGCTGGCCGTGGCCGCAGACGGGAAGCTCCTGGCCAGCAGCGGCCACGACCAGAAGGTGAAGTTCTGGGACGTGTCGGCGCTCGGCTCCATGGTGGTCGATGATTACCGCCGGAAGAAGAAGAAGGGCGGGCCTCTGCGCGCCCTCAGCAGCAAGGCGCTGGGCAGCGGGGAGGATTTCTTCGCCGACCTGCGGGACGAGGCCGAGCCGGAGACGGCGGCGGCAGCTGGCGGTGACAGCGGagacagcgacagcgacagtgactga
- the IK gene encoding protein Red, translating into MPDRDNEPFSNPLAPEGHDVDDSHSFHQSKLTNEDFRKLLMTPRAAPTSAPPSKSRHHEMPREYNEDEDPAARRRKKKSYYAKLRQQEIERERELAEKYRDRAKERRDGVNKDYEETELISTTANYRAVGPTAEADKSAAEKRRQLIQESKFLGGDMEHTHLVKGLDFALLQKVRAEIASKEKEEEEMMEKPQKETKKDEDPENKIEFKTRLGRNIYRILFKNKTYERNELFLPGRMAYVVDLDDEYADTDIPTTLIRSKADCPTMEAQTTLTTNDIVISKLTQILSYLRQGTRNKKLKKKDKGKLDEKKPPEADMNIFEDIGDYVPSTAKMPRDKERERYRERERERDRERERDRDRERERDRERDREREEEKKRHSYFEKPKADDEPTDIDKGPGSAKELIKSINEKFAGAAGWEGTEALKKPEDKKQLGDFFGMSNSYAECYPATMDDMAVDSDEEVDYSKMDQGNKKGPLGRWDFDTQEEYSEYMNNKEALPKAAFQYGIKMSEGRKTRRFKETNDKAELDRQWKKISAIIEKRKKLEADGVEVKRPKY; encoded by the exons ATGCCGGACCGCGACA ATGAGCCGTTCTCCAACCCCCTGGCCCCCGAGGGCCACGATGTGGACGACTCGCACTCCTTCCACCA ATCCAAGCTGACCAATGAAGACTTCAGGAAGCTTCTCATGACCCCGCGGGCTGCGCCAACATCTGCGCCACCCTCCAAATCTCGCCACCATGA GATGCCCCGGGAGTACAATGAGGATGAAGATCCAGCTGCTcgcaggaggaagaagaaaag ttaCTACGCGAAGCTGCGGCAGCAGGAGATCGAGCGCGAGAGGGAATTGGCAGAGAAGTACCGGGATCGAGCcaaggagaggagagatggAGTGAACAAGGACTACGAGGAGACAGAGCTGATCAGCACCACTGCCAACTACAGGGCTGTGGGGCCCACGGCCGAGGC GGATAAATCTGCTGCGGAGAAGAGGAGACAGTTGATCCAGGAGTCCAAGTTCTTGGGTGGTGACATGGAGCACACTCACTTGGTGAAGGGTCTGGACTTTGCGCTGTTGCAGAAG GTACGGGCTGAGATAGCCagcaaggagaaggaagaggaggaaatgaTGGAGAAGCCCCAGAAAGAAACTAA GAAAGATGAAGATCCTGAGAACAAAATTGAATTTAAGACCCGTCTAG GCCGCAACATTTACCGCATCCTGTTCAAGAACAAGACCTACGAGCGGAACGAGCTGTTCCTGCCAGGCAGGATGGCCTATGTGGTAGATCTGGATGATGAATACGCTGACACTGATATCCCCACCACGCTGATCCGCAGCAAGGCTGACTGCCCCACCATGGAG GCACAGACCACGCTGACCACCAACGACATCGTCATCAGCAAGCTCACACAGATCCTCTCCTATCTCAGGCAAGGCACCCGCAACAAGAAGCTCAAGAAGAAAGACAAAG GGAAGCTGGATGAAAAGAAGCCTCCTGAAGCTGATATGAA CATCTTTGAAGACATTGGGGATTATGTGCCCTCCACTGCCAAGATGCCACGGGACAAGGAACGGGAGAGATACCGGGAGAGAGAGCGGGAGCGAGACCGGGAGCGAGAACGTGACAGGGACCGGGAGCGCgagagggacagggagcgggaccgggagcgcgaggaggagaagaagaggcACAGCTACTTTGAGAAGCCCAAGGCTGATGATGAG CCCACGGACATTGACAAAG GACCTGGCTCAGCCAAGGAGCTCATCAAGTCCATCAATGAGAAgtttgctggagctgctggctgggagggaacAGAGG CTTTGAAGAAGCCAGAAGACAAGAAGCAGCTGGGAGACTTTTTTGGCATGTCCAACAGCTATGCTGAGTGCTACCCTGCCAC aatGGATGATATGGCTGTGGACAGTGATGAGGAGGTGGACTACAGCAAAATGGATCAG GGTAACAAGAAGGGGCCTCTGGGCCGCTGGGACTTTGACACGCAGGAGGAGTACAGCGAGTACATGAACAACAAAGAGGCTCTGCCCAA GGCAGCGTTCCAGTATGGCATCAAGATGTCTGAGGGACGCAAGACGCGCCGCTTCAAGGAGACCAACGACAAGGCGGAGCTGGACCGGCAGTGGAAGAAGATCAGCGCG ATCATCGAGAAGAGGAAGAAGTTGGAGGCTGATGG GGTTGAGGTGAAACGTCCCAAGTACTGA
- the NDUFA2 gene encoding NADH dehydrogenase [ubiquinone] 1 alpha subcomplex subunit 2 isoform X1 codes for MAAAAVKNIGGGLGRGLRELRIHLCQRSAGSRGVREFIEQHYVTLKKANPNFPILIRECSGIQPKLWARYEFGKEKSIPLNNLTADEVGKALESVVKSHA; via the exons ATGGCGGCGGCCGCTGTGAAGAACATCGGGGGCGGGCTGGGCCgcgggctgagggagctgcgCATCCACCTGTGCCAGCGCTCCGCCGGCAGCCGCGGCGTCAG GGAATTCATCGAGCAGCACTATGTGACTCTGAAGAAGGCAAATCCCAACTTCCCCATCCTGATCCGCGAGTGCTCCGGGATCCAGCCCAAGCTCTGGGCTCGGTACG AGTTTGGGAAGGAGAAGAGCATCCCACTGAACAACCTAACGGCAGATGAAGTGGGCAAGGCCCTGGAGAGTGTGGTGAAAAGCCATGCGTGA
- the NDUFA2 gene encoding NADH dehydrogenase [ubiquinone] 1 alpha subcomplex subunit 2 isoform X2, whose translation MAAAAVKNIGGGLGRGLRELRIHLCQRSAGSRGVREFIEQHYVTLKKANPNFPILIRECSGIQPKLWARVWEGEEHPTEQPNGR comes from the exons ATGGCGGCGGCCGCTGTGAAGAACATCGGGGGCGGGCTGGGCCgcgggctgagggagctgcgCATCCACCTGTGCCAGCGCTCCGCCGGCAGCCGCGGCGTCAG GGAATTCATCGAGCAGCACTATGTGACTCTGAAGAAGGCAAATCCCAACTTCCCCATCCTGATCCGCGAGTGCTCCGGGATCCAGCCCAAGCTCTGGGCTCG AGTTTGGGAAGGAGAAGAGCATCCCACTGAACAACCTAACGGCAGATGA